aaaacatttcgaaactgtataaaaacatgctaGGAAACTAAAGTGTCCAATCAGTAGATTAATGTTCCTTAGATGTTCTACTATGTTTATGACTACAAAGCTTGCaggaaaaaacacacttttttcaaGAGGTTTTGAAGTGTCAATTTGCACcaattcggtagaatggcccatctacaaaaaaaaaaacataaatacattGTGAGATTATGTTCATTTGAGGCATAGTAATACAAACTGCTTTCTTTTGTTTAGCTGGTATCAGTATGAACCTGTTCTTTACTCAATTGAATTATACTTGTTTTCAATGTATTAGGTGTATTAAattctcttaaaggaatagttaaccaaaaatctgcataaatgtctttgttctgctgaacccaacagaagatattttgagggatgtttgtaatcaagcaaGTTTGGGCATCACCAGTGTTGTGACTGAATGAGTTCATTGAACGAAAGTTTTGAATtgaactgaacgtactgtattTCTGCCTGATGAACATTACTGTAAACTCGTTCATTCTGGTGTTTGTGAATGGCGCGCTTTCTCAGTGTAACGTCATTCAATAGGGTGCCAGAGTCTTCCAGGCGAAAACCCggctaaaacacactgtaaacaagCCTTAATTTGTAGCGGAAAAACATCAGTGTTTCATTGCTGCATgcttcatcaaaacaaaaagcaGCATGGAGGTGACGCACTGAAATCCCTGCCGCGCCACAGCAtgccactcacatagttaaataaaacaataagccccaagaagcagcgggttaccagtgcattttataacagctaaggggcgttgttaggcacgacgcgaagctgttataaaatgcactgtaaccccactgcttcgcggggtttattgcgtttataaaacggttacttcaaatgcatagcagggtttcacaaatgaaacacaaataagttgtaattgtattagtacaaatattactcttccgccaaacaaagtagttcctcagaatcaagtgtggctgcaacagagcgcagttcacaaccaacacagacgcagcaaagacacaatgaaaatatgattaaagattgtgatgtttatttttataaatcaacattcatctaaaatatacattaacatttatatcatgcaactgttgaagtgatgatcaaatatgcttggaagcatccttaactctttccccgtcagcgttttttttcttttctttaagttgccacccagttttagtttaatgccttacagaaaaattatcttctttaaataaacataaaatatcaaatgaaggAAAAGACCacccgctttccaacaacaacaataaaaaaagtttcatcctaccttcatttgttctcttatcagttatcacctctcaaatgttCAGCTTAAAgaggagataattccatttttgtgaagaacttttgtaagagatcagattcagagccatcaaaacGTACACGTCAcactaaatccaccacaacgctgttgtgtcgagtgaatgcgtcagtgtttaagttgtgtaagattgccatctagtggataatagcggaaatatcaatttaaGACAAACAacccagagaacgttttctctttattgacaaaatgactcaacaatatttattgacatttatctggatatcgccataattgtggaaatgtagaaaaattaaaatatgattaaagactgtgttgtttattttcataaatcagtacgcagcaacagtggcgcagtgatacttgtgatgcggtctgaaccgtgggtttaccggggtattttatcacggcttagaatgcgtttcaaccaatcagaatgaagaaccagacgagccgttttataacatttaataacatCACATTTGTCCCAAATTgttaacgattaacataggcTGCTTACGCATATTCTGGATCATAAAATAGACTCTGACTAAGCTCACGCTAATTAACGTGCACGTGCGGTGTGCGATACCTGCGAGTAGTCATACACACGACCCCGCGCAGCACTTCTTgcccggtgtgcgacccccttgaagcacccagctagcctttcaaggtatgtgcaagcaaataaaaaaattaaaagacagtcaatgctaatgtaaaccctggttggatatgaagatgaaatctgacgcatttagcttcagtgttaaaactgatcaaataattgctgtctgtggttctatatgggctataatggcaataatgtttaaaaaatgatatggggaaaaagaactataaattagttcatttttggaactgtgaactagttcaaaatttttagatatgaactatgaactgaactagttcattttaaaatttgtgaactgaAATTAGTTCATGTAGgaagtgaactttcccaacactgggcaccattgacttctatagtaggaaaaatactatgaaagtcaaagGCGCTCCAAAATTctctcaaaatatttttctttgtgttcatcaaaacaaagacatttatgcagattttggaacaacatgcgggtaagtaaatgacagaatgttcatttttgggtaaactaacacttgaacatttctcattaatgTGATGACATGGAGGACATGTGATCCATTTAACTAAATGTATGATGCTTTGATTTTAGGAAATCCTCCCAAGTTTGTTTCTTGGACCCTATTCAGCTGCAATGAAGAGCAAGGTATTGTAGAAATAACTTAAAGATGAAAATGGACTATTTTGATCAAATAACAATTTTAGCTCTCAGTGCTGGAGAAGCAGGGAATAactcacattgtgtgtgtgagacAAGACATTGAGGCCAACTTCATAAAGCCAAACTTTCCCCTTAAATTTAGGTAATGTTTTATTAGTCTATTGTTATGTGTAATTCACTAAAAAAAGGTTGActgattttcttattttattgtttacagGTACCTTGTTTTAGATATAGCAGATAACCCTGTGGAAAATATAATTAGATATTTCCCAATGGTAAGATTGCCTTTCATGAAAAATGCAACATAATTTATTGGTGCTTCTTTTGTATAATTATGCTGTGTACCCATTTTTCTGTGTCTCTCTATAGACAAAAGAATTTATTGATGGATGTTTAGAGACAGGaggtaatatatttattttggcACTGATTGATAGTatatgggtcagtgacaaaaacagtttggcaagatgataaatttttttttaaaacttgtgttaaaagcatgcatcaggtttatttcaatgcacagtgtatgtatgttaattttattcaataaaaatgcatttgtaccatttttatgaaagttaagactgagtggacctgaaaatgtcaaatggtgtaaccaccaattgtgccaaagaatgagaaatattaaatattttgtccACCTTGATGGCGTATAAGTGTAATcatcaaaaaaacattttaaaatagaaTTTTATTAGTtgtttctaaatgtaaattttaatgcgtttttgtaatatttgtcctgacatatgctgaaaaccgctctgttttctaaataatctttgacaaatgatgtaaaaatgtatgaaaaaaatcatattagaccaaactagatgattatattttattccacattttttatgaatatatttatattttaataaaaaaaaaactactagttacaccaattgacacagatcggttacaccacattgacatttttgctatTATCtcccaaatattcttttaaaatgaaataaaaccagaaattttacactcaaaaaagagaatgtatgcaagtaatctgcaaatttattttgaaattttaacccttttatatttaatttatccatacggacacaaaataattgacATCACGTCATTGACCTATATAATAACACTCCATGTTGTACCATATTTCACCATATACATTGCGTTGCAGGGAAGGTACTTGTTCATGGAAATGCAGGGATATCAAGAAGGTATGTTTTGTAACAAAACAAATCCAAAATCTTTCCATAATACTGTTTTATGGGAACACAATGTGATTtgcttaattaaaataaaacactgaaCAACTTTGCCATTTATTTTCCAGTGCTGCCTTAGTTATTGCCTACCTTATGGAAACATTTGGTGTAAAATACAGGTAATAGCCAAAAATCTGTTCAAACGTGGctaaaaatgttaatataaaaaGTATGTACTCTTGGAACTGATTGGTGTTGTGTTATTTGATCACAGAGATGCCTTTAGTCATGTACAGGAGAGACGATTTTGCATTAATCCCAACGTAGGCTTCGTTCATCAGCTCCAGGTAATCTCTGAAAAATAACCTCAACATTGAAGGGAAaggtcacccaaaaataaaaattctgaaCTTGTTTCACACCTGTGTACATTTTTAATAGAAGAACAGattttaagcaatgtttgtaaccatttAGTTTtagagcaccattgacttccatgatATTTAATCTACTTCTATCGTAAATTAGATGATAAATTGGACAATAGTgttcctgcttgattacaaatgtcttcatttgtgttcagcttaacaaagacattttgaagctgtttacacctggtattaagaaaCGTTTTGATCAGTTGGATCATAAATGGATGACAGtaaatacaggtgtaaatggagtgtaaaacattttgagcttgtccacttACGACCACATTCGGAAGTAGTAGATAACGCCTTTGAGGTGTAGACGCGTATGTCGGATGTGTTCGAGCAGCCACTTAGGATCTAATGTAATGTACAGAGCGCaatgttatgtatattatatggcgcttttccattgcatagtaccccacggtttagtttagtttgggtctggtcagctcacctcactttggcgtggttagctctaccatcgagtttggtatcacttcgcagtgggagggattataggcgtgtcgttatatttgggctgcatactgctgtgacatcatacaagtgagagcgtccttgtacattcccatacatttatttatttctcagtccgccacaaaattcaaattggccaccacaagtagatgtttgcacatcgcgtttatcactaacgTTACcgctgtctcacatgacagtttctttttaaacaccgcggcgtcagtcgacggcgctccgctgagcctcattgaagttgcatttaagcatataatgctaacgtgctcgtcgcgaatgttccgccacaaactgcaagtttagaaaaaactgttatgatgttcctgattctcaacctgtggatgtttttcatcgctaaaaaggagtttgggaacttatagcaaaACACagatgacaatttttttcttgagacagcgcaagctagcacaggtaaagctaatcttctttatagcgatgacgctgtagtgacgattttctcagaccaatcagtgatctactgtgttttcgcgtcacgtttggtatcagctcgggttgcttggaaccccaaccaaggtggtacgaaaaaaagtatcgggtactacgtactgcacccaacgGAAAAGCTCCctaaagtaagctgacccaaactaaaccaaaccgtggggtactatgcaatggaaaagcgccattatagagatacttctaaaaattacacaatgcacctttaagggtGGCTATGATGATGACCGAATTTACTTTttgggcaaactatccctttaataattctcatttatatatatatatatacactaataaatggatgttttttcTGGTAACTTGAAGGAATATGAAGCAATATATCTTGCCAAGTTAACCATCAAGATGATGTCACCCATTCAGTTGGGCAGGTCTTACTCCATCCAAGCTGGGATGCCAGGTGAGGGACATTCAATGGCTATTTTGTattgactgaaattttgacatttGCGGCTAtagacaaaaagttgtggtttaaaagtgcatattttttatttttcttgtcaaaaatgactattgtttcgctagataagacccttatgccttgtttggaatcatttagagtcctttgaaactgcaattttaaactgcattaaaactgttacgtgttggggtccattaaagtccattaaaatgaaaaaaattcctggaatgttttcctcaactaacataatttcttctcgattgaacaaagaaagacatcaacattttggatgacatggtggtgagtaaattatctggatttttttttaagaaaattgactaatcctttaagtcatCATCTGCCAAACCTTCATACAGTTTAAAGTGAGCACTttcatgtgtctgtgtgtgttgcaGATGGGTTCCTGTCTCCTCCTGTAGTTATTCCACCTGCAGTTCCCAAAACCTCTGTTCATCTTGAAGGCAATCACACATTTTTCCAGATACTCTGGGATGCCATTAATACTGACTTTGGGAATGTGTTTTATTGTGTGGTGTCTAATGGACTGTCACAAAATGTGAAACGACTTCAAAATGTACATCACTTTTCTTAATAAGATATAAGAGTGTTTTTAAAGAGAAGCGTATTAATAATCGCCTTTTTGattccttttttacagaactaCCCAAGCAGATATTGTCACCCTGCCAATACAATTTCTGAGCCAGTCATAAATGTGACCAGATTTAAGCCGGACACTGAATTTAACGTCACCATTACTCCATTTTCATACTGGGATAAAGGGGAATCAACAAGTACAGTTCTCTATACTCCAGGAAAGGGTAAGGATGCTTGATTATTATTGtatttgtatacatttataatatgtACTATAAATCACTTTATATATGCAACAATaatatcaaaacaaagaaagctCAAATAGGACTATGTGTGTAATCTAACTCTGTAACCCAACAGGCTCTTCAAAACAATCTGACATGACGTTGGTTATTGTAATCATAGCAGTGTGTGTCAGTATTGCACTTATTATTATCATCCTGTCTGCAGTCTGTATAAAAGTGTATAAAAGTGATACAAGTTTAGAAAAAAGAATGTACACTTTACTAGACTTAAACTGCATGTTATCATCATTGTTTTTCTGTagtttggcacagacgtcaaaaTAAAAAGGATCATGGGACATCTACACAAACCGGTGTGCATATCCACAGCGATGAGGAGTTGGAGTATATCCGAGGTTTGGTTGGTCTTGGGAACGCTTGCTATGCCGTCAGGTGAGCAAGAATGTCACATCCGGTGTCTAaggttttatattattttttctaaTTGCAAGTGTATTTATCTTGAAATAAATGTCTCCAGTGCCATACCCGCCCAAAGAGAGATCGAGTCCATCCCTGTGTTTCCCAGGGACTGTCTGAAGCTCCAGAGGTTGTTGGGAAGTGGAGCGTTTGGAAAGGTTTTATGAAGCTATCACAGTTGGCAGCCAACTCACTGCTGGAGTCATGCCAGAGATGAGAGTGGCTGTTAAGGTACATCTGAATACTTCAGGGATACTTTAGGGATGTTTATATAGGCTTCTCTAAATGTCCGGTATGTTGGTTGATGAATGCCTTTCAATCTCCAGAattagcattttcattttctctttgcACTGGCAAATATTGCATAGTGTAAATCTTATAAATAAGTCTTAGGTTGACTTCCGTCAGCATGTGTAAATACTCGGTGATGCTGACAAATATTGCTGTTCATTTGAGTGTCCTGAGCATTGTGATTTAGGAGTGGGAAGTTTTATTACTTTGCATTTCTATTTGCCGATGCAAATAAGGCacttcaaacatgcattttagcctgggactaggataaacccggtctaggaaaccgccccttaattaGTTTAGTTTAAAAGGTTAATTCCTAACTTCTGTAATGGACCAAGTATACTTCTtcaggggccgttcacatatcGCGTCTTTTGTGCGCTCAAGTTTGTTATTTAAATTGTATGTGCGCTCATAACGGTACTTTTACACGGGgcaaaagcgttaacgcttgacagaAGGCTTGTCTGATGCATggacaacagccaatcacagtggccgcaacaaaTGCTCTGGTCTTGCATAAACGTAAATGGCTGGTTCGCACTAGGTTATTTAAATaaggtgatctgattggctgacgcatgcATTggtgcttgaaaagttgagaagcgttcaacttctgccgcgagcaacggcagtgacgcaACGACGATGGATCCACAAATCAGTTCGGCAACACATGACGTCGCCCatttaaagtaaatgaaaagtgttaacgcttacgccccgcgAACGTATCGTAATAGAAGCGACGCGATCACAGCGCGCACACGATGCAACTCGCTCGTTTTTTCCAGGCACGTCTGCACCACAACAGCTAAAAACACcccaacttttcagaatgccgcaagcgcactgcaggtcatgtgacaagaacctacGCACCTAACGATTTCTAGTGTTTTAGGCGCAACATCGGCCCCTTAGAAAATATAAATCTTTCTGCAAACACAATTGGTGCTGTTTTGAAGTTATCTCTTCACAGACGCTGCGCAGCGGTGCCAGTGAAAATGAGAAAGTTGAATTCTTGAAGGAGGCTCATCTGATGaggtataaaaaaacattttctctcAGGATCACATTAAATTATCACAATCATACTTTTTTTATacgtgacccagtctgtgaaattacagttaaaggtgcagtgtgtaaattttagaaggATATTTTAACAgtaatgcaatatagtatagGGAATGTGGAGTTGACGTCACGCGGTGTTGCAATATGGATAATCCGCCATATTTGCAGGCACGCGTCCTATCCCGCTGTATTTGAGTTCATGTGTTggaggttgtttttgtattttctatCGAGATTTTAATACATTTCGATATGTTTGGTCAGTACTGCTCGATCAAGCAGGTCACGCGATCGTTCAGGGAGGAAACTGAACAACGGAATACGTTTTTTCAGCTTTTAACAAGTGCATGCTGTATTCCTGGGTAGACGAGGTTTGAACATTGAGACATATGCAACTGAAACTATTGTCCATCAATAAAACtctgttctattttatcatctaAAACCTCTGTCTCACGACTCTGTTTACGCCTCTGTTTATGCTCTCTTCATGCAACAATTGATCAGCCTTGTATCTGACAGATACTTTTCCAaagtaaacttatattttctgaCGTGATCTGGTGTCCGGGGCTGGATCGTTAtattttttctgtggtgtggagACCAGATCTAacaattgaaattaattggaatgcacaaccaaaaaaaaagatttctgaacaattaaaaaaaacggtggttatctcgttttgcaacgaaactcttcatatacaccAAGGGTTCCCTTACATTTTgcgccatcatgtttctacagtagccccaaacgaacaaactgctctacatagcgcgtttgtcactacgttgtctcagacgatgacatgtttatCCTGTGACAGccaccatagcttctctatgtgcttcgTAAGTGAGggtgcaatttgcaacctcaccaccagatgccactaaaatgcaCACACGGCACAAGTCATTTTTttgatttacagttttttacatcAAACATGCTACATAACGTAAATACTTTCTGTAAATATATAACTATTAGGGATACTGGGTAAGGCCACGtcaaaaattttaaacaatatagatactcaaattttaattttaatggtACTAATATTTGCCTTGATGAAATCATGTACAACAATTAGTAAATTCAAgagattatttaaaaatcatgtATTGAATGGCTATAAAAAGGACTTGAGGTTATAGCATGGTATAttgaaagaaatgaaaatagTGTTGTAGGTGTGTATGCATGTTTGCATCTGTCTGTGGTCTATGTATGTATGGGTATATGTGAGCTGTAGGTAGGTAGATATGAGGTGAATATTTATGTAAATAAGAATTGTGTGGAATCCTTGTGTATTTATCTAATTGATAAAACTAGAGAAAGGGGGTGGGATTTGAAAAGTTTATGAACTTCTTCCTACTCCTTTTGAACATGGgaatatatttgtgtttttgaattatttattatttataataatttttgtaGAAAGTGCTGAGAAGTACATGTCCTTATTTatctgtaatttttatttttattttttttgtttgttttgtatgtaTGCATACACAGTAtaaatactttattattatatatatgtatatttttgtatttttattacatgttcaaataaacttattattattattattattattattatcattagattatgagtctttagcctggatttcacagacagagtcACATATTGCCTATAAGATATTGGAGCatgtttatgattttttttttgatagcCAGTTTAATCATACTAACATCCTGCGTTTGCTTGGAGTCTGCCTGCTGAATGAACCTCATTACCTCATTCTGGAGCTGATGGAGGGAGGAGACCTCCGTTCCTACCTGAGGGGAGCTCGACCTACCAATGTAAGAGTCTCATTAAAGTAGCAACTAAATTGAAATAGGGGGGGGggttaagctaaaacttcaaatatttactctggagacaccaaagatttatttgacatccgataaaagtcttgtgaaatgtcccctttaaaaaaaataagggtTCTTGACAGTGATGTTATAGAAAAAACATTATATCCTATCTGTTGATTTATAATCTAAATAACCTTTCTTCACTACAAAGAATcttttgtaaaacaaaaatgttaaggTTATTTAATGAACCATGTagcccaaaatgtttttttgtataGCGTCATTCAGCACCTTTATTTATTTGGGTTTTTTTGTGgatattaaactttttttatagaACCATACAGCCTGACAGAagtctttaaaggtgcagtgtgtaatttttagaaggatctcttaacagaaatgcaaaacaaCATACAAAACTACACTatcaggggtgtacaaagaccCCTCACAATGAACCgctatgtgtttattaccttagaacgaggaCCTCTTActtacatacaaagagggtccccctacatggaagtcgccattttgtgccaccatttttctagagaagcccttaacggacaatttttttactaagttgtctctgacgatgacatgtttgtctggtggcagctacagttgcttttctatgtgtgtcaaaagcaagaggtgagcagtggactacgccgttggttgcaattcgcaacctcaccactaaatgcagctaaaatttacacattgcacctttaaagcagtggttctcaaactggggtccggggcccccaggggggctgcgagatggtgccaggggggcccccgttttatgacattttataaaatacattaatttatcatgaattctgtgaaattaaacctaaaaaatttgtataatttaatgtttttttaaattcaaacgtcaagttttagaactgttttttgtcatacattttctttgggggggccgcgaaggaatgcaccgtacacaaagggggctgtccgctgaaaaagtttgagaacgaCGGCTTTAAAGAGCTTTTATTTAAAGCTGTCTAGGCTCTCCATTAGAAAACATAGAACTGTATTCAATAGTGCACTGTATTAATTTCTTGTGTACAGAGATATTGCCTCAAGGAACTGTTTGGTTTCAGTAAAAAGCTATACGGACCTAAACAGAGTCATTAAAATAGGCGACTTTGGATTGGCCCGTGATGTGTACAAGAATGACTACTACAGGAAAAAGGGTGAAGGTTTATTTCCTGTTCGCTGGATGTCACCAGAGAGTTTAACAGATGGAATTTTCAACAAATACTCAGATGTCTGAAAATATtgccatttaaatttttttttttgtattcatATCCTAtcatgaaaatgttatttacatattttcagGGCGTTTGGTGTACTCCTGTGGGAGATTATGACATTAGGAAAGCTTCCATATCCAACATACACCAACCATGAAGTCTTAAGCTACATTAATGCCGGTGGACGACTGCCTTTACCAACAGGGTGTCCTAAGAGTTTGTGAGTTCAATAAATAATTGTTAAATGTGTTGACTGAAAACAAAGACATAACAATTGCTTTAAACATGTATTGTATtgttgtaaatgtaatgtaaatgtactgcatttatatagcgcttttaacagacctatggccatccaaagcgctttacaagttggcctcacattcacccattcacgcacacattcatacaccgacggcggtgtcagccatgcaaggcgccatccagctcgtcgggagcagctggggttaggtgtcttgctcaaggacacctcgacacttggtccggtggagccggggattgaaccaccaaccttccggtttgtagacaacctacatgaaccactgagccactgtcgCCCCACTGTGTGTGTATTAtatcatgttttgttttattatattatattataggTACAATCTGATGTGGACTGTTGGAAAAAGGGGCCAAATGAAAGGCCAAGCTTCCAGGACCTACAGGAAACCCTGCATAGATTGCGAGATTACGAAGCAGATCAAATAGGCAAAAATATGATTGCATGTCATGTAAACCAAGCATACCAAGAAGATGGTAAGAAACAAGCATGTTGAAATGTTTTCTATCTCTTCTTTTATATACCCTTTAGAACCACTTCGTATTGTCAATATATAAGCTTTCCTTTtcacataaaaaacattatgattaGGTTTCTCAAAATCCTCTGGATTAAATTCCATTGCAAACTTAACCAATTTTGCATATTGTACTAATAGTATCTGTTTTTGGTTTTTGTCAGAGGAGGAGGTCTGCACAAGGGTGGATGAAGATGAAGATGTAGAAACAGGACTGTCTCCTGTGCTCAACAACGATGGACTGAATTACTTGATGTATCGAGCTGACAGTCCAGACAGTATCAAAACAGACAAATCCACACTGTCAGAGGACAGATAAGACTAGGAAACCACatttttacaagacttttttaagatgtcaaataaatatttggtgtccccagaatacgtatgtgaagttttagctcaaaataccatctagatcatttattataacatgttaaaattgacactttgtaggtgaaaatgtgccgttttgggtgtgtcctttaaaatgcaaatgagctgatctcggcactaaatggcagtgctgtggttggatagtgcagatgaaggggtggtattatcccattctgacatcacaaggggagccaaatttcaattacctattttatcacatgcttgcagagaatggttt
This is a stretch of genomic DNA from Misgurnus anguillicaudatus chromosome 7, ASM2758022v2, whole genome shotgun sequence. It encodes these proteins:
- the LOC141365230 gene encoding serine/threonine/tyrosine-interacting protein A-like isoform X5, translating into MDEGNKLQFPSLPVAKEEQLDWAYPMRREMQEILPSLFLGPYSAAMKSKLSVLEKQGITHIVCVRQDIEANFIKPNFPLKFRYLVLDIADNPVENIIRYFPMTKEFIDGCLETGGKVLVHGNAGISRSAALVIAYLMETFGVKYRDAFSHVQERRFCINPNVGFVHQLQEYEAIYLAKLTIKMMSPIQLGRSYSIQAGMPDGFLSPPVVIPPAVPKTSVHLEELPKQILSPCQYNF
- the LOC141365230 gene encoding serine/threonine/tyrosine-interacting protein A-like isoform X6 — its product is MDEGNKLQFPSLPVAKEEQLDWAYPMRREMQEILPSLFLGPYSAAMKSKLSVLEKQGITHIVCVRQDIEANFIKPNFPLKFRYLVLDIADNPVENIIRYFPMTKEFIDGCLETGGKVLVHGNAGISRSAALVIAYLMETFGVKYRDAFSHVQERRFCINPNVGFVHQLQEYEAIYLAKLTIKMMSPIQLGRSYSIQAGMPDINILDDMVMGSCLLL
- the LOC141365230 gene encoding serine/threonine/tyrosine-interacting protein A-like isoform X7, producing the protein MDEGNKLQFPSLPVAKEEQLDWAYPMRREMQEILPSLFLGPYSAAMKSKLSVLEKQGITHIVCVRQDIEANFIKPNFPLKFRYLVLDIADNPVENIIRYFPMTKEFIDGCLETGGKVLVHGNAGISRSAALVIAYLMETFGVKYRDAFSHVQERRFCINPNVGFVHQLQEYEAIYLAKLTIKMMSPIQLGRSYSIQAGMPERHQHFG
- the LOC141365230 gene encoding uncharacterized protein isoform X2 encodes the protein MRREMQEILPSLFLGPYSAAMKSKLSVLEKQGITHIVCVRQDIEANFIKPNFPLKFRYLVLDIADNPVENIIRYFPMTKEFIDGCLETGGKVLVHGNAGISRSAALVIAYLMETFGVKYRDAFSHVQERRFCINPNVGFVHQLQEYEAIYLAKLTIKMMSPIQLGRSYSIQAGMPDGFLSPPVVIPPAVPKTSVHLEGNHTFFQILWDAINTDFGNVFYCVVSNGLSQNVKRLQNNYPSRYCHPANTISEPVINVTRFKPDTEFNVTITPFSYWDKGESTSTVLYTPGKGSSKQSDMTLVIVIIAVCVSIALIIIILSAVFWHRRQNKKDHGTSTQTGVHIHSDEELEYIRGLVGLGNACYAVSAIPAQREIESIPVFPRDCLKLQRLLGSGAFGKVL
- the LOC141365230 gene encoding uncharacterized protein isoform X1, translated to MDEGNKLQFPSLPVAKEEQLDWAYPMRREMQEILPSLFLGPYSAAMKSKLSVLEKQGITHIVCVRQDIEANFIKPNFPLKFRYLVLDIADNPVENIIRYFPMTKEFIDGCLETGGKVLVHGNAGISRSAALVIAYLMETFGVKYRDAFSHVQERRFCINPNVGFVHQLQEYEAIYLAKLTIKMMSPIQLGRSYSIQAGMPDGFLSPPVVIPPAVPKTSVHLEGNHTFFQILWDAINTDFGNVFYCVVSNGLSQNVKRLQNNYPSRYCHPANTISEPVINVTRFKPDTEFNVTITPFSYWDKGESTSTVLYTPGKGSSKQSDMTLVIVIIAVCVSIALIIIILSAVFWHRRQNKKDHGTSTQTGVHIHSDEELEYIRGLVGLGNACYAVSAIPAQREIESIPVFPRDCLKLQRLLGSGAFGKVL
- the LOC141365230 gene encoding uncharacterized protein isoform X4 gives rise to the protein MDEGNKLQFPSLPVAKEEQLDWAYPMRREMQEILPSLFLGPYSAAMKSKLSVLEKQGITHIVCVRQDIEANFIKPNFPLKFRYLVLDIADNPVENIIRYFPMTKEFIDGCLETGGKVLVHGNAGISRSAALVIAYLMETFGVKYRDAFSHVQERRFCINPNVGFVHQLQEYEAIYLAKLTIKMMSPIQLGRSYSIQAGMPDGFLSPPVVIPPAVPKTSVHLEGNHTFFQILWDAINTDFGNVFYCVVSNGLSQNVKRLQNNYPSRYCHPANTISEPVINVTRFKPDTEFNVTITPFSYWDKGESTSTVLYTPGKVWHRRQNKKDHGTSTQTGVHIHSDEELEYIRGLVGLGNACYAVSAIPAQREIESIPVFPRDCLKLQRLLGSGAFGKVL